Proteins co-encoded in one Candidatus Eisenbacteria bacterium genomic window:
- a CDS encoding 2-oxoisovalerate dehydrogenase, with the protein MFTARRIDEQAPNYLKLGLGWSYHAPCSGHEGIQLAAGVVFRPRRDFLFPYYRDMQLALAAGISEEEIFLNGMSKQADVASGGRHMSNHFAKPELNIQNVSSCTGNHLLHAAGLGRAVKLYDDDAIVYCSMGESALSEGYCYEALLGISREKLPVILVAQDNGYGISVPKRDQSANARIAENFRGLPNLEIIYCDGTDPVDSHRAMQKAIAFVRAKKGGAIVYADCVRIGAHSNSDNHLLYRDERELAAAHARDPLPRFRRHLLESAGIPVSEVERIEAQVKTAVDGAAERARAAAAPDPAGIFDFVLPPAADSPGYPDGTNPAGLGEKRTFREAINGVLHDEFRRNPHTFLWGQDMANKEKEGIFLVTKGMQKEFGARRVFNAPLAEDFIVGTANGFSRYRKDIRVVVEGAEFADYFWPAMEQLIECTHDYWRSNGQFAPNMVIRLASGGYIGGGLYHSQNLEGTFTTLPGVRVVMPAFADDAAGLLRTALRSEGPTLFLEPKFLYNQPFTRCPVPEDFTVPFGRARVRREGTDLSVVAYGTVVHFALEAAKKLAGEGVSVEVLDLRSLQPLDEEAVLTTARKTGRVLVAHEDKVFGGFGGELAALVASRAFEYLDAPVERVGSTFTPVGFNRILEAAVLPSEAKLLQAMRKVLSY; encoded by the coding sequence ATGTTCACCGCCCGCCGCATCGACGAGCAGGCTCCCAACTATCTCAAGCTCGGCCTCGGCTGGTCCTACCATGCGCCCTGCTCGGGGCATGAGGGCATTCAGCTGGCGGCGGGCGTGGTGTTCCGGCCCCGCAGGGACTTCCTGTTCCCGTACTACCGGGACATGCAGCTGGCACTGGCGGCGGGCATCAGCGAGGAGGAGATCTTCCTCAACGGCATGAGCAAGCAGGCCGACGTGGCCTCCGGCGGCCGTCACATGAGCAACCACTTCGCCAAGCCGGAGCTGAACATCCAGAACGTCAGCAGCTGCACCGGCAATCACCTGCTGCACGCCGCGGGGCTGGGCCGCGCGGTGAAGCTCTACGACGACGACGCCATCGTCTACTGCAGCATGGGCGAGTCCGCGCTCAGCGAGGGGTACTGCTACGAGGCCCTGCTGGGGATCAGCCGCGAAAAGCTGCCGGTGATCCTGGTGGCGCAGGACAACGGCTATGGCATCTCCGTGCCCAAGCGCGACCAGTCCGCCAACGCCCGGATCGCCGAGAACTTCCGCGGGCTGCCCAATCTCGAGATCATCTACTGCGACGGCACCGATCCCGTGGACAGCCACAGGGCCATGCAGAAGGCCATCGCATTCGTGCGCGCGAAGAAGGGCGGGGCCATCGTGTACGCCGACTGCGTGCGCATCGGCGCCCACAGCAACTCGGACAACCACCTCCTGTACCGCGACGAGCGCGAGCTGGCGGCCGCGCACGCGCGCGACCCGCTGCCGCGCTTTCGCAGGCACCTGCTGGAGTCCGCGGGTATTCCCGTGTCGGAAGTGGAGCGGATCGAGGCCCAGGTGAAGACCGCCGTGGATGGCGCCGCCGAGCGGGCCCGCGCCGCTGCCGCGCCCGATCCCGCGGGCATCTTCGACTTCGTGCTGCCGCCCGCGGCCGACAGCCCCGGCTACCCCGACGGCACCAATCCCGCCGGCCTGGGCGAGAAGCGCACCTTCCGCGAGGCCATCAACGGGGTGCTCCACGACGAGTTCCGGCGCAACCCGCACACCTTCCTGTGGGGCCAGGACATGGCCAACAAGGAGAAGGAAGGCATCTTTCTGGTCACCAAGGGCATGCAGAAGGAGTTCGGGGCCCGGCGCGTGTTCAACGCGCCCCTGGCCGAGGACTTCATCGTCGGCACCGCCAACGGTTTCTCGCGTTACCGGAAGGACATCCGCGTGGTGGTGGAGGGCGCGGAGTTCGCCGACTACTTCTGGCCCGCCATGGAGCAGCTGATCGAGTGCACGCACGACTACTGGCGCAGCAACGGGCAGTTCGCGCCCAACATGGTGATCCGGCTGGCCTCCGGGGGCTACATCGGCGGCGGCCTGTACCACAGCCAGAATCTCGAGGGCACCTTCACCACGCTGCCCGGTGTGCGCGTGGTGATGCCGGCCTTCGCCGACGACGCCGCCGGCCTGCTGCGCACCGCGTTGCGCTCCGAGGGCCCGACGCTGTTCCTGGAGCCCAAGTTCCTGTACAACCAGCCCTTCACCCGCTGCCCCGTGCCGGAGGACTTCACCGTGCCGTTCGGCCGCGCCCGGGTGCGCCGCGAGGGCACCGACCTGAGCGTGGTGGCCTACGGCACCGTGGTTCACTTCGCCCTGGAAGCCGCGAAGAAGCTGGCCGGGGAGGGGGTGTCGGTGGAGGTGCTGGACCTGCGCTCGCTGCAGCCGCTGGACGAGGAAGCCGTGCTGACCACGGCCCGCAAGACCGGCCGGGTGCTGGTGGCCCACGAGGACAAGGTCTTCGGCGGCTTCGGGGGCGAGCTGGCCGCGCTGGTGGCCTCCCGCGCGTTCGAGTACCTGGACGCCCCGGTGGAGCGGGTCGGCTCGACCTTCACGCCCGTGGGCTTCAACCGGATCCTGGAAGCCGCCGTGCTGCCCTCGGAGGCGAAGCTGCTGCAGGCGATGCGAAAGGTGCTCTCGTACTAG